The sequence GAACCTACGTCTTCGTCTCGCTCTCGCAAAAGTATGCAAAGCGAATACCGCAAAATTGGGCTTGTTCAATTTTATGGCTGAGTTGAAGCTGCGGACTCGGCAAGCGTCAACCACGCTCGGTTCATTCCGGGCGTGTTTTGCTTACGGCGCCGACGGCGCTTCTGAAGACTCTCGCGACTTCGTCGGGATTGTCGCTTTTGAGCCAGCTCAGTGTTTCCGTGCCGCGGTAGCTCCAGGCGAAAATATTCTTGATGCCTGCGGCGCGGCTTTCTTCGACAGCGATGGCGAGGTCGTTTTCGCGGCCGGCTTCAATCTGGTAAGCTTTTATCCACATCTGTACGGATTTGCCGTAGCGGTTCGCGACCTCGACGAGCTTATTTGCGGTTTCGCGATATTTTTCGCGAACCCACTCTTCGCTTGCCCCGCGTTCCCAGTACGGGTCGCTTGCGATTTCATCGACCGCGACGAGACTGGCGACGCGTCCCCAGTCGTCGAGCCCCGCCGGGAACCACGGCGGGAGCATGCAAACGCAGTTGCGTTTGCCGCGGGCGTGAACGTCCTCGGCCATTTCTTTCAGAAAATCAATAAGCGAATCTTCGCGGAACTGTTTTACGTCATCTGTAAGTTCGGCGGGCATTTCGTACCCGAAGCGTGCACGGAACAACTCGTGGCATTTTTCGCAACGGCAGCTCCAGTTGCTAAGCCCGCCTTTTTCAAAATAAAAATGCGGCTCGTCCCAGAAAATCGTAGAAACGTCCGTATCGCAAACCGTTGCAATCCACTTGTGCATATAAGCGCGGAACTCCGGGTGGTTCGGGCAGGCGGCGACTTTCGGTTTCCCGTCGAGGGCGACTTGGCACATGTCGTGATTGCGTGCCGTGAGTTCCGAATAAGCTTCACCGCCAAACACGCGGCCAACGCCCCACGGGTTCACGTAAACAGAAAGCCCCATGGCGGCAGACTCGTTCACGATCTGCTTCATGGTGTCGTAGTAATATTGCAGGTCTTCTTCGCTCCACGTATGGAGTACTGCGTTGAATCCCGCTTCTTTTATATGTACAAGGTCCATGCGTGCGAGCTTCGGAGAGCGCACACCAAAATAGCTGACGCCTTTAATCACGGTTGAAAACCTCTGTTAAAATCCTCTGTAGCTCTTGTGCTGGGTCCACTTGGCCCATTGCGGACAACCGTTCTTGTGCAGAACGTTTTCGAGCGTGGCGCACCATTCTTCTTCGCTTACAGGGCGCCTGATCCAGAACGTGCTTTCGTCCCTGGAATCTTCGGGGAGCGGCATGTCGTCCGGGATGATTTCGATAATCCAAGATTCCGGAATGCCGTTGTGGAGTTCCTTGCTGAATGCAAGGTTCTTCTCGGTCGCGTGGTTGGCATGATCAAAGATAATCAGTGCCGGCGATTGACCAATGATGAGTGCAGATTCCAAAAGGCTCTGGGCGCTTTCGATGGAATTGCATGTGTAGAGGGTGGAATCGTCTGCCATGTTCCCATGCTCTAAAAGCCAGCGGAAAGTCCACTGGTTTAACTTGTCTAAACTGCCGGGCGACGATGGCGTTATAAAAAATATGTGTCCCACGCTTAAAGTATAGAAAGTTTATTGTTAAATTATGGAGTGAAAAATAGAATTGACCTTGAAAAATATGAAATTCCCAGATCTTGGCGAATTTAGGTTCGTCAGTAAAATTTTGGATGGAGTCGCTCCCTTAAAAAGCGATTCGCCGGCGCACCGCAGTTGGTTGTCTGCCGGGGATGATTGCGCCATCTTTGATGGCTGGCTTGCAACAAAGGATCTCTCGGTCGAGAACACGCACTTCAGGCTAGACTGGTCTAGTCCTGAGCAGGCGGTCGAGAAGCACATTGTCTCTAACGTATCAGATGTGTCTTCGATGGGCGGTCGCCCCTGCATTGCGCTCTTTGGCCTTTGCGTGAACAAATCCTGGAGTAAAGAAACTTGCGATCGAATTGCTAAAGCGGTATCGCAAGGCTTTGCCAGAAGAGGAATTACGTTGATTGGGGGTGATACGGTTTCGGGCGATGTCGGGATGTTTTCGACAACCCTTCTCGGTAAGACCGACGATGGAACAACGCTCCTCCGTAGCGGTGCAAAACCGGGTGACCGCGTTTTTGTAACGGGAACTCTTGGTAAATCTGATGCCGGACTTTGGCTTTTGATGAACCATCCCGAGGAGGCTTCTCGCTTCCAACGGCTGGTCGATTACCATTTGTCCCCGCAAATTTGCGAAGATGCCGGAGTGCAACTGGTAAAGCAAGGGGTGCGTGGCGCCTGCATGGATATTAGCGACGGGCTCAGTTCCGAGGCGAACCATTTGGCGCTGTCTTCGAGCGTTTCTATCGAAATTGACGAAGAAAAATTGCCGATTGATCCCGATGTAATTGAAATGTGCGATTATTTTGGGCTTTCGCCCCTTAAATTTGCGCTAAATGGGGGTGAAGAATATCAACTTCTGTTTACATTTGATGGTTCAAATAGTATATATTTAAAAGGTACGCCCAAAATTGCCGAAATTCATGAAATTGGATTAGTCAATTCGGGGTGTGGTGTGTTTTTCAAAAAACAAGTCGGTGGAAGGATAATTTTAAACGCTCAGGCGTGGTCACATCTATGAAGGATTCAAACAGCTTAGGACAGTTGCTGGTTCGTGTTAACCTGATTAACGAAGACCAGTTGAAGTACGCCGAAGACGAAGTCAAGTACCAGGCGCAGTTGGGGAAAAAGGTGACCCTTGTCCAGATTCTTGTGAAGGCTGGCATGGTCAAGCAGGAACAACTGACTGATATTCTTGGCGTTCAGATGCAGAGTGTCACCAAGAAGCGTATTGGTGAAATGCTCTTGGATCAGGGCTTTATTACCCAAGATCAATTGAATGAAGCTCTTGAAAAGCAGAAAACGTCGGGGGGTAAACGTCTTGGTCGAGTGCTCGTTGATTTGAAGTTCATCGACGAAAAGAAACTCACGGACATTCTCTGCTGCCAGTTCGAAGTTCCGTTCGTAAAACTCGATGCCATCAAACTGGATGATAAGGTTTACGAATACATTTCGGAAGACCAGTGTAAGACGCATAAGATTGTTCCTCTTTATGTGACTAAGGATTCCCGTCAGGCACTCGTGGTCGCTATGGCCGACCCGACGAACGTGCGCTTGAGGGACTCCATCAAGTTTAAGGTCAAGAAAAACGTTGACGTTGTCATGGCTTCCGAACAAGACATCAAGAAGACGATTGATATCTTGTTTGCGAACCACGGCCCGGCTGAAGAATCCCTTGCTGATCTTATCGGGTCTTCTGGTGATGACGAACTTGAAACTGTCGAACGCGGTCAGGGCAACAGCGACGAACCGGAATTGACCGACGAAGAAGGTCGTCAGGTCGTGAAAATCGTGACAACGCTTATTCACGAAGCTATTGCCCGCCATGCATCTGATATTCACCTTGAACCGCAAGAAACATTCCTCAAGTTGCGCTACCGTATCGATGGTGACTTGCAGGTGATGTCTCCGATTCCGGCACGTCTGATGCCGCAGATCCTTTCGCGTATTAAGCTTTTGTCCAAAATGGACATTGCAGAAAAACGTAAACCGTTGGACGGACGTTTTACCGTGCGTTACAAGGGCGCCGAAGTTGACCTTCGTGTGAGCTCGTTCCCGATTTCTCTGCGTAAGCGTGGTGTTTGCGAAAAAATCGTTATGCGTATTTTGGACCCGAACTCGGGTCAGTTCCCGCTAAAGGAAATGGGCTTCGACCCACGTGTGCTCAAGCAGTTTATCGATGCTATTAATGCTCCTAACGGAATTGTGCTGGTTACCGGTCCGACGGGTTCCGGTAAATCTACGACGCTTTATGCTTCTATTCGTGAAATTCTTGACTCGACGATCAACATCTCGACGATGGAAGACCCGGTGGAATTGAATATTGATGGTGTGAACCAAGGTCAGATTAACAATGCCGCAGGCTTTACTTTTGCGGCGGGCATTCGTGCCTTGCTCCGTCAGGACCCGGACGTTATCATGATCGGTGAAATGCGTGACCAAGAAACCTCGACGATGGCTATCGAAGCTGCTTTGACGGGTCACTTGGTCTTCAGTACGCTCCATACAAACGACGCTGCAGGTGCTTTCCCTCGTTTGCTCGAAATGGGATTGGAACCGTTCCTTGTTTCTACCGCAATTAAGGGCGTCTTGGCTCAACGTCTTGTGCGCCGCATTTGCAAGAACTGTAAGGAACCGGTCGAGATTTCTCAGGAACTCCGCGATGAACTCCACCTTTCTCCGGACATGCAGTTCTACCATGGCCGTGGCTGCGAAAAGTGCGATGGTTCGGGCTTCAAGGGCCGTTGCGGTATTTACGAGTTCCTCGTGCCGAATGAATCTGTACGTAACCTTGTGATTAAACGTGCTTCCGGTGACGAAATCAAGCGCGAGGCCATCAAGTCTTGCGAAATGATTACGCTCCGTATGGACGGTATCAACAAGGCGCTCCAGGGCCAGACCACTTTGGAACAGGCCATCGGCGCATCTACTGCGGATGAGTAGTCGCTAGGTTATAGGTGACAGGTAGTGTGAAATAGACAGTAATGCATTGAAAAAAGCTTTTTCGCATTGTTAAGCCCGCTTCGGCGGGCTTTTTTCGTCGCATATGGTTCACTGTTCTTCGCTTCTAACCACTAATCACTAACCACTGTTTACTAAAGCGAACCTCATCGTTCACTTCCTACTGTCTACTTCCTACTTGTACTTTCGCTACGCTCAAGCCCCAAATGCTGGCCTCGGTCATGTCCAAGCAAGCTTGGCCGCGACGCTCGGCCTACGCATTTGTCTAACTTCCTACTAATTACTATATTGCACATCTGTATATCGACTAGAGGTGCAGGATGGCAAATATTGTAGATGGTAGTGTTTTAGATCGTGAGTTGAATCCGGAACAGGCGGCTGCCGCAAAGAAAATTAACGGCCCGATGCTGATTCTTGCTGGTGCTGGTTCTGGAAAGACGCGTTGCATTACTTACAAGATTGCCCATTTGGTTTCGTTCCACAATGTGGAATCCAATCGCGTTTTGGCGGTGACCTTTACGAACAAGGCCGCCCGCGAAATGAAGGACCGTATTCAGAAACTGTTGAATAATCGCTTGCCTTTTATGTGGATGGGCACGTTCCACTCCGTGTGCCTTAAGCTTTTGAAACTCTGCCTCGCAAAAGATTTTGTGATTCAGGCGCTTGGCGGAAAATGGTTCGATGCGAATTTTTCGATTTATGATGATGATGATCAAAAGCGAA is a genomic window of Fibrobacter succinogenes containing:
- the thiL gene encoding thiamine-phosphate kinase, yielding MKFPDLGEFRFVSKILDGVAPLKSDSPAHRSWLSAGDDCAIFDGWLATKDLSVENTHFRLDWSSPEQAVEKHIVSNVSDVSSMGGRPCIALFGLCVNKSWSKETCDRIAKAVSQGFARRGITLIGGDTVSGDVGMFSTTLLGKTDDGTTLLRSGAKPGDRVFVTGTLGKSDAGLWLLMNHPEEASRFQRLVDYHLSPQICEDAGVQLVKQGVRGACMDISDGLSSEANHLALSSSVSIEIDEEKLPIDPDVIEMCDYFGLSPLKFALNGGEEYQLLFTFDGSNSIYLKGTPKIAEIHEIGLVNSGCGVFFKKQVGGRIILNAQAWSHL
- a CDS encoding GspE/PulE family protein; the protein is MKDSNSLGQLLVRVNLINEDQLKYAEDEVKYQAQLGKKVTLVQILVKAGMVKQEQLTDILGVQMQSVTKKRIGEMLLDQGFITQDQLNEALEKQKTSGGKRLGRVLVDLKFIDEKKLTDILCCQFEVPFVKLDAIKLDDKVYEYISEDQCKTHKIVPLYVTKDSRQALVVAMADPTNVRLRDSIKFKVKKNVDVVMASEQDIKKTIDILFANHGPAEESLADLIGSSGDDELETVERGQGNSDEPELTDEEGRQVVKIVTTLIHEAIARHASDIHLEPQETFLKLRYRIDGDLQVMSPIPARLMPQILSRIKLLSKMDIAEKRKPLDGRFTVRYKGAEVDLRVSSFPISLRKRGVCEKIVMRILDPNSGQFPLKEMGFDPRVLKQFIDAINAPNGIVLVTGPTGSGKSTTLYASIREILDSTINISTMEDPVELNIDGVNQGQINNAAGFTFAAGIRALLRQDPDVIMIGEMRDQETSTMAIEAALTGHLVFSTLHTNDAAGAFPRLLEMGLEPFLVSTAIKGVLAQRLVRRICKNCKEPVEISQELRDELHLSPDMQFYHGRGCEKCDGSGFKGRCGIYEFLVPNESVRNLVIKRASGDEIKREAIKSCEMITLRMDGINKALQGQTTLEQAIGASTADE